The following proteins are co-located in the Heteronotia binoei isolate CCM8104 ecotype False Entrance Well chromosome 21, APGP_CSIRO_Hbin_v1, whole genome shotgun sequence genome:
- the LOC132588846 gene encoding protein Tob2-like, whose product MYHEVREALSVITFYLYDWLPRRRVDHFSEELEQLLERKYEGHWYPETPLRGSAYRCIWIGKTRDSVVELAAKRSGLTVEDVQDSIPAELIVWIDPFEVSYRFGEEGPVETVYLKDNKGCSTAKGQSKSRSRLNPEAPAFVPARSQTTFLSGSPPPFSDQSSGPTFTVATFAATKFGSTKVKKSSKRLNWGLACPGK is encoded by the coding sequence ATGTATCATGAGGTTAGGGAGGCCTTGAGTGTTATCACCTTTTACCTGTACGATTGGCTCCCACGGAGGCGGGTTGACCATTTTAGTGAAGAATTGGAGCAGTTACTCGAGAGAAAATATGAAGGCCACTGGTACCCAGAGACACCCCTGAGGGGGTCCGCCTATCGCTGTATTTGGATAGGGAAGACCAGAGACTCTGTAGTAGAATTAGCTGCCAAAAGAAGTGGACTGACTGTAGAGGATGTCCAGGACAGCATTCCTGCAGAATTGATTGTGTGGATTGACCCATTTGAAGTTTCCTACCGATTTGGGGAAGAAGGGCCAGTCGAGACCGTGTATCTAAAGGACAATAAAGGCTGCAGCACAGCCAAGGGGCAGAGCAAAAGCAGAAGCAGGCTCAACCCTGAGGCTCCGGCGTTTGTCCCCGCTAGGAGTCAGACAACCTTCTTGTCCGGCTCCCCACCTCCATTTTCGGACCAATCCTCTGGTCCGACTTTTACCGTCGCTACTTTTGCAGCTACCAAGTTTGGCTCCACTAAAGTGaagaaaagcagcaaaaggcTAAATTGGGGTCTTGCTTGCCCAGGAAAATAA